From the Opitutia bacterium genome, one window contains:
- a CDS encoding PEGA domain-containing protein produces MKFPRTLLLGAAALASLLQIGCATITRGTTEQFKVESNPSAASVRLDSGETGVTPVTFTVPRKRDLIVTVSKEGYETVTRTVGTKIAGKGAAGLAGNALIGGVIGIGVDAVSGASLNHEPNPLVVNLQPATKPAVAEAPKPAESPAPVAPSTSAAVPAPAEATDAKAAPAPAPTAAPSEPGK; encoded by the coding sequence ATGAAGTTCCCCAGAACTCTACTCCTCGGGGCTGCCGCATTGGCATCCCTGCTTCAGATCGGTTGCGCCACCATTACGCGTGGGACCACGGAGCAATTCAAAGTCGAGTCGAACCCGTCGGCTGCCTCAGTGCGGCTCGATAGCGGTGAGACGGGCGTCACTCCGGTGACGTTCACGGTGCCGCGGAAACGCGATCTCATCGTGACCGTCTCCAAAGAGGGCTACGAAACCGTCACGCGCACCGTCGGCACGAAGATCGCCGGCAAGGGCGCGGCGGGGCTCGCCGGAAATGCGTTGATCGGTGGCGTCATCGGGATCGGCGTGGATGCCGTGTCCGGAGCTTCGCTGAATCACGAACCCAATCCGTTGGTCGTGAATCTTCAGCCCGCGACGAAGCCGGCGGTGGCGGAAGCTCCGAAACCCGCCGAGTCACCCGCTCCGGTCGCTCCATCAACGTCTGCCGCCGTGCCCGCGCCGGCGGAAGCGACCGATGCGAAGGCGGCTCCGGCCCCAGCTCCGACTGCGGCACCAAGCGAACCCGGCAAATAG
- a CDS encoding DUF2846 domain-containing protein, giving the protein MKYTKVILFAVAAAVALLEVGCASVNRQAANAYAEPKADQGVVYFFRPKKFMGAAISYDVRDRANNTVIGAIANGTYFFHYASPGQHVYAAATETDTLQNVEVEAGKTYYIECGVQMGVLAGRPSMKVVTEAEAKPVLPTLQYATK; this is encoded by the coding sequence ATGAAATACACCAAAGTGATCCTGTTCGCAGTTGCCGCCGCGGTGGCGCTGCTCGAAGTCGGTTGCGCCTCTGTCAATCGGCAGGCCGCCAATGCCTACGCCGAACCCAAGGCGGACCAAGGCGTCGTCTATTTCTTCCGTCCGAAGAAATTCATGGGCGCCGCGATTTCCTACGATGTGCGCGACCGGGCAAACAACACCGTGATCGGCGCCATCGCGAACGGAACGTATTTCTTCCACTACGCGTCGCCGGGCCAACACGTCTACGCGGCCGCGACCGAAACCGACACGCTGCAAAACGTGGAGGTCGAGGCCGGCAAAACCTACTACATCGAATGCGGTGTGCAGATGGGCGTTTTGGCCGGCCGGCCTTCGATGAAGGTCGTCACGGAGGCGGAAGCGAAGCCGGTGCTGCCCACGCTGCAATACGCCACGAAATGA
- a CDS encoding S46 family peptidase has protein sequence MRLRYPRSLLLPFVLGAAALLRADDGMWLLNAPPAEQLKQRYGFEPTPAWLQHVQRSAVRFNNGGSGSFASADGLIITNHHVGFDAIFKLSTKEHNLLKEGFYAKTRADERKCVDLELNVLQSIEDVTAKVNASVRDGMSAEEVLAARNAAKAAIEKESFEKTGLRSDIVTLFQGAQYHLYRYKVYTDVRLVFAPEEQAAFFGGDPDNFEYPRFNLDISIFRAYENGQPAKVEHFLKWNPAGTKEGDLVFLAGHPGTTQRLITMAELEYARDVQLPGVLRWMKSREVLLNAYAKRGQENARQVQDEIRGIENSRKVYDGRIGGLLDPQLVAAKQAEEDALKKFAQDKPELGASDAWDKIADAQRVIAANITRYNYTEFYYFNSSLYKIARDLVRSAAERTKPNGDRLPEYRDSGKTTFELALFSAKPIHPEVEQVKIEHYLTLMAMELGANDPAVKAALGGKSPAVRAAELVNGTQVLDIAARKALYAQSADELAKSADAMVQLALAMEPFARGVRKTIDAQSEAKQQAHARIAKVRYAKDGDKVSPDATFTLRLSYGAVKGIDAGGAKVAPYTTLGGIFERAADRGNVPPYDLPPSWVEAKDKLDAAVPFNFIATCYSIGGNSGSPTINRNGEFIGIIFDGNIDTLVWNYAFSDTRARSVSVDVRGILETMRKVYGADALVSELLGAK, from the coding sequence ATGCGACTTCGTTACCCCCGATCCCTCCTTCTCCCGTTCGTCCTCGGCGCCGCGGCCCTCTTACGCGCCGATGACGGCATGTGGCTCCTCAACGCGCCGCCGGCCGAGCAACTGAAACAGCGCTACGGCTTCGAGCCGACGCCGGCGTGGCTCCAGCACGTGCAGCGCTCCGCGGTGCGCTTCAACAACGGCGGCTCGGGTTCGTTCGCCTCGGCGGACGGCCTGATCATCACGAACCACCACGTCGGCTTCGACGCGATCTTCAAGCTGAGCACGAAGGAGCACAATCTGCTCAAGGAGGGCTTCTACGCCAAGACGCGCGCCGATGAGCGCAAGTGCGTCGACCTCGAACTCAACGTCCTGCAGTCGATCGAGGACGTCACCGCGAAGGTTAACGCGAGCGTGCGCGACGGCATGTCGGCCGAAGAAGTTCTCGCCGCGCGCAACGCCGCCAAGGCTGCGATCGAGAAAGAATCGTTTGAAAAGACCGGCCTGCGCAGCGACATCGTCACGCTCTTCCAAGGCGCGCAATACCACCTCTACCGCTACAAGGTCTACACGGACGTGCGCCTCGTCTTCGCGCCGGAGGAGCAGGCGGCGTTCTTCGGCGGCGATCCGGACAACTTCGAATACCCCCGCTTCAACCTCGATATCTCGATCTTCCGCGCCTACGAAAACGGCCAGCCGGCGAAGGTGGAGCACTTCCTCAAATGGAATCCCGCCGGCACGAAGGAGGGCGATCTCGTGTTCCTCGCCGGACATCCCGGCACGACGCAACGCCTCATCACGATGGCGGAACTCGAATACGCGCGCGACGTCCAGTTGCCCGGCGTGCTCCGTTGGATGAAGAGCCGCGAAGTGCTGCTCAACGCCTACGCCAAACGCGGCCAGGAAAACGCCCGCCAGGTGCAGGACGAGATTCGCGGCATTGAAAACAGCCGCAAGGTCTACGACGGACGCATCGGCGGCCTGCTCGATCCGCAGCTCGTCGCCGCCAAGCAGGCGGAGGAGGACGCGCTGAAAAAGTTCGCCCAGGACAAGCCCGAACTCGGGGCCAGCGATGCGTGGGACAAGATCGCCGACGCGCAGCGCGTTATCGCCGCCAACATCACGCGCTACAACTACACCGAGTTCTACTATTTCAACTCGAGCCTCTACAAGATCGCCCGCGACCTCGTCCGCTCCGCCGCCGAGCGCACCAAGCCGAACGGCGATCGCCTCCCCGAATATCGCGACTCGGGCAAGACCACCTTCGAGCTCGCGCTCTTCTCCGCCAAACCGATCCACCCCGAAGTCGAGCAGGTGAAAATCGAGCACTACCTCACGCTCATGGCGATGGAACTCGGCGCCAACGACCCGGCGGTGAAAGCCGCGCTCGGCGGCAAGTCGCCCGCGGTGCGCGCTGCCGAACTCGTGAATGGCACACAGGTGCTCGACATCGCCGCCCGCAAGGCGCTCTACGCGCAATCCGCAGACGAACTCGCGAAGTCCGCCGACGCGATGGTGCAGCTCGCGCTCGCGATGGAGCCGTTTGCCCGCGGCGTGCGCAAGACGATCGACGCGCAGAGCGAAGCCAAGCAGCAGGCCCACGCGCGCATCGCCAAGGTCCGTTACGCGAAGGACGGCGACAAGGTTTCGCCCGACGCGACGTTCACGCTGCGCCTCTCCTACGGCGCGGTGAAGGGCATCGACGCCGGCGGCGCGAAGGTCGCGCCCTACACCACGCTCGGCGGGATCTTCGAGCGCGCAGCGGACCGCGGCAACGTGCCGCCCTATGACCTGCCCCCGAGCTGGGTGGAGGCGAAGGACAAGCTCGATGCAGCGGTGCCGTTCAACTTCATCGCGACCTGCTACAGCATCGGCGGCAACTCCGGCAGCCCGACCATCAATCGCAACGGCGAGTTCATCGGCATCATCTTCGACGGCAACATCGACACGCTGGTGTGGAACTACGCCTTCAGCGACACGCGCGCGCGCTCGGTGAGCGTGGACGTGCGCGGCATCCTCGAGACGATGCGCAAAGTCTACGGCGCCGACGCCCTGGTGAGCGAATTGCTGGGCGCGAAGTGA
- the corA gene encoding magnesium/cobalt transporter CorA — protein MIHSFIFSDGKLVGRDLELEALRLVRADKGLILWVDLDNPTDEEIKAILEGVFQFHPLAIEDCVAPSDLPKIEDYEEYLFMVTHAVDFNRKDKFATTELDMFLGKDYFVTFHRQPLRSITLMKERAAKNTTLAPRGPDRLAHTCLDLMIDGFAPVLDELRNELDEIEEIMLHKSTTESFMQEMLHARKDFAKLRQIVRPQRDVIERLARGDTKMIRSTLLPYFRDLRDNLARFEDAANSYHERLMMAFDIYLNKAQFEANEGIKFLTALTAITLPAVLVGGWYGMNFDHMPELKSPHGYLWAACLTFVSTVLMWIYLKKKRWM, from the coding sequence ATGATTCACTCGTTCATCTTCAGCGACGGCAAACTGGTCGGCCGTGACCTCGAACTGGAGGCTCTCCGCCTCGTCCGCGCCGACAAGGGCCTGATCCTCTGGGTCGACCTCGACAACCCGACCGACGAGGAAATCAAAGCCATCCTCGAAGGCGTCTTCCAGTTCCACCCGCTCGCCATCGAGGACTGCGTCGCGCCCAGCGACCTCCCGAAAATCGAGGACTACGAGGAATACCTCTTCATGGTCACGCACGCGGTCGACTTCAACCGCAAGGACAAGTTCGCCACCACCGAGCTAGATATGTTTCTCGGCAAGGACTACTTCGTCACCTTCCACCGCCAGCCACTGCGCTCGATCACCCTGATGAAGGAACGCGCCGCGAAGAACACCACGCTCGCGCCGCGCGGCCCCGACCGCCTCGCCCACACCTGCCTCGACCTCATGATCGACGGCTTCGCGCCCGTGCTCGACGAGTTGCGCAACGAACTCGACGAGATCGAGGAAATCATGCTCCACAAGAGCACCACCGAGTCGTTCATGCAGGAGATGCTCCACGCGCGGAAGGACTTCGCGAAACTCCGCCAGATCGTCCGCCCGCAACGCGACGTCATCGAACGCCTCGCCCGCGGCGACACCAAGATGATCCGCAGCACGCTGCTGCCCTATTTCCGCGACCTGCGCGACAACCTCGCGCGCTTCGAGGACGCCGCCAACAGCTACCACGAGCGCCTCATGATGGCCTTCGACATCTACCTCAACAAAGCGCAGTTCGAGGCCAACGAAGGCATCAAATTCCTCACCGCGCTCACCGCCATCACGCTACCCGCCGTGCTCGTCGGCGGCTGGTATGGCATGAACTTCGACCACATGCCCGAGCTCAAGTCGCCCCACGGCTACCTCTGGGCCGCGTGCCTGACCTTCGTCTCGACGGTGCTGATGTGGATCTACCTGAAGAAAAAGCGCTGGATGTAA
- a CDS encoding M20/M25/M40 family metallo-hydrolase: MRLLPLFAAAAFATALCAQEKPAAPNAATAPADPDAQMLRRIYDAALVDSPAYENLRELTTRFPGRLAGTPAGRGAEQWGEEVLKKIGCDRTELQPTMVPHWERGAAESVRIAHANGQSAALSTVALGGSVPTPAGGLTAPVVELRSLDELKSTDVKGKIVFFNGAMNPRYVIPGQAYGEAGRQRNQGPAEAAKHGAVGVLVRSLTHRLDDVPHTGNTTYLPDVPRIPAAALSTIAAEQLSAALKTDASLQIAMQINSSWHDDWPAANVIGEIRGSESPEKIILVGGHLDSWDIAPGAHDDGAGIVQSIDVLRILKAIGYTPKHTIRAVLFANEENGLRGATTYAEVAGNKKEVHLLALETDGGGYSARGFNIGNAAGDAHLKAARFKPLFEPYGVFIFQAGRGGADVGPLMAKGNTVAGLIPEAQRYFDIHHTREDTIDKVNKRELELGAAAMAALVYLVDQHGL, from the coding sequence ATGCGCCTACTCCCGCTGTTCGCCGCCGCCGCGTTCGCCACCGCGCTTTGCGCCCAGGAAAAACCCGCCGCGCCCAACGCCGCCACCGCACCCGCCGACCCCGACGCCCAGATGCTGCGCCGCATCTACGACGCCGCGCTCGTCGACAGCCCCGCCTACGAAAACCTCCGCGAACTCACCACGCGCTTCCCCGGCCGCCTCGCCGGCACCCCCGCCGGCCGCGGCGCCGAACAGTGGGGCGAGGAAGTCCTCAAAAAAATCGGCTGCGACCGCACCGAGCTGCAGCCGACGATGGTCCCGCACTGGGAACGCGGCGCCGCGGAGTCCGTCCGCATCGCCCACGCCAACGGCCAATCCGCCGCGCTCTCCACCGTCGCGCTCGGCGGCTCCGTCCCCACGCCCGCCGGCGGACTCACCGCGCCCGTCGTCGAACTCCGCTCGCTCGACGAACTGAAGTCCACCGACGTGAAGGGCAAAATCGTCTTCTTCAACGGCGCCATGAACCCGCGCTACGTCATCCCCGGCCAAGCCTACGGCGAAGCCGGCCGCCAGCGCAACCAAGGCCCCGCCGAAGCCGCCAAGCACGGCGCCGTCGGCGTCCTCGTCCGTTCGCTCACGCACCGCCTCGACGACGTCCCGCACACCGGCAACACCACCTACCTGCCCGACGTCCCGCGCATCCCCGCCGCCGCCCTCAGCACCATCGCCGCCGAGCAACTCAGCGCCGCGCTGAAAACCGACGCCTCGCTCCAGATCGCCATGCAGATCAACTCCTCGTGGCACGACGACTGGCCCGCCGCCAACGTCATCGGCGAAATCCGCGGCTCCGAGTCCCCGGAAAAAATCATCCTCGTCGGCGGCCACCTCGACAGCTGGGACATCGCCCCCGGCGCGCACGACGATGGCGCCGGCATCGTCCAATCCATCGACGTCCTCCGCATCTTGAAAGCCATCGGCTACACGCCGAAGCACACCATCCGCGCCGTCCTCTTCGCCAACGAGGAAAACGGCCTCCGCGGCGCCACCACCTACGCCGAAGTCGCCGGCAACAAGAAGGAAGTCCACCTCCTCGCCCTCGAAACCGACGGCGGCGGCTACTCCGCCCGCGGTTTCAACATCGGCAACGCTGCCGGCGACGCCCATCTGAAAGCCGCGCGCTTCAAACCGCTCTTCGAACCCTACGGTGTGTTCATCTTCCAAGCCGGCCGCGGCGGCGCCGACGTCGGCCCGCTCATGGCCAAGGGCAACACCGTCGCCGGCCTCATCCCCGAGGCGCAGCGCTACTTCGACATCCACCACACGCGCGAGGACACGATCGACAAGGTGAACAAGCGCGAACTCGAGCTCGGCGCCGCCGCCATGGCCGCCCTCGTCTACCTCGTCGACCAGCACGGCCTGTGA
- a CDS encoding MFS transporter — translation MNALLRDLRAQRLIAANVTSSIGSGVTIIAVPWLLVNRPGGSQIYGWATALTTLAIFAFAPYYGAWVDRHSRKTMLLLSEIFGATATLAMALTGFIRGEFATWQLVTVYFCGMFYYTLHFPAKFAFIQQIFGRAHYQSLTSVMEIQGQTASMLAGGLASLLIGHVSLTTILLLDASTYFVSFVLQSTIPYEATHQTAETKNAPAPNAWRAVGEAWAWLRERPALSTFLLCSFVPFLGIMVSNYLFPIYVASTLHETPGVYGRGEMIFAVGAIAAGVCVPFLTARFNHARTTVALAAVFLVGLLLLAVWPRTLPFYAAMVFLGLGNAGVRVARNVIVLEAVPNTLMGRIHVFFLVAERSLRTVLILLMTALVDVHGAPLCFALLLLVAAAAFIGMLRSRPAAEAAQAAPAH, via the coding sequence ATGAACGCCCTCCTGCGCGACCTTCGCGCCCAGCGCCTCATCGCGGCGAACGTCACCTCGTCGATCGGCTCCGGCGTCACGATCATCGCCGTGCCGTGGCTGCTGGTGAACCGCCCGGGCGGTTCGCAAATCTACGGCTGGGCCACCGCGCTCACCACGCTCGCGATCTTCGCCTTCGCGCCCTACTACGGCGCCTGGGTCGACCGCCACTCGCGGAAGACGATGCTGCTCCTGAGCGAGATATTCGGCGCCACCGCCACACTCGCCATGGCGCTCACGGGCTTCATCCGCGGCGAATTCGCCACGTGGCAACTCGTCACCGTCTACTTCTGCGGCATGTTCTACTACACGCTGCACTTCCCGGCGAAGTTCGCGTTCATCCAGCAGATCTTCGGCCGCGCGCACTACCAATCGCTCACCAGCGTCATGGAAATCCAAGGCCAGACCGCCTCGATGCTCGCCGGCGGCCTCGCCTCGCTGCTCATCGGCCACGTCAGCCTCACCACGATCCTCCTCCTCGACGCCTCGACTTACTTCGTGAGCTTCGTGCTCCAATCGACGATCCCCTACGAAGCCACGCACCAAACCGCCGAAACGAAAAACGCCCCCGCACCCAACGCCTGGCGCGCCGTCGGCGAAGCGTGGGCTTGGCTGCGCGAACGCCCCGCGCTCTCCACCTTCCTGCTCTGTTCCTTCGTCCCGTTCCTCGGCATCATGGTCAGCAACTACCTGTTTCCGATCTACGTGGCCTCGACGCTGCACGAAACGCCCGGCGTCTACGGCCGCGGCGAGATGATCTTCGCCGTCGGCGCCATCGCGGCCGGCGTGTGCGTGCCGTTCCTCACCGCGCGCTTCAACCACGCGCGCACGACGGTCGCGCTCGCCGCCGTCTTCCTCGTCGGCCTCCTGCTCCTCGCCGTCTGGCCGCGCACCCTCCCCTTCTACGCCGCGATGGTCTTCCTCGGCCTCGGCAACGCCGGTGTGCGCGTCGCGCGCAACGTCATCGTCCTCGAAGCCGTGCCCAACACCCTCATGGGCCGCATCCACGTCTTCTTCCTCGTCGCCGAACGCTCGCTCCGCACCGTGCTCATCCTGCTCATGACCGCGCTGGTCGACGTCCACGGCGCCCCGCTGTGCTTCGCGTTGCTGCTGCTCGTCGCCGCCGCCGCCTTCATCGGCATGCTCCGCTCCCGCCCCGCCGCCGAAGCCGCCCAAGCCGCGCCGGCGCACTGA
- a CDS encoding WecB/TagA/CpsF family glycosyltransferase: MNQPPCFNVLGVGVHALSLAEARDHLLATRGQKRCGCVYATGVHGISEAQSDPALRALYNRAWLNVPDGMPLVWLGRWHGHRAITRVYGPDLMLAVCDAGRAVGLTHYFYGGAAGVAELLREKLTARFPGLAVVGTFTPPFRPLTPEEFAAFQADIAARQPDIIWVSLGAPKQEKFADAAWSRLDVGALVTVGAAFDFHTGRVRQAPRWMMRAGLEWFFRLCMEPRRLARRYLVHNPMFLLRTFAQLTGLRRFPLDERPR, from the coding sequence GTGAACCAGCCCCCGTGCTTCAACGTCCTCGGCGTCGGCGTGCACGCGCTCTCGCTCGCCGAAGCGCGCGATCACCTGCTGGCCACGCGCGGACAAAAACGCTGCGGCTGCGTCTACGCCACCGGCGTCCACGGCATCAGCGAAGCGCAAAGCGATCCCGCGCTCCGCGCCCTCTACAACCGCGCATGGCTGAACGTCCCCGACGGCATGCCGCTCGTGTGGCTCGGCCGCTGGCACGGCCACCGCGCCATCACGCGCGTCTACGGCCCCGACCTCATGCTCGCGGTCTGCGACGCCGGCCGCGCGGTCGGACTCACGCACTACTTCTACGGCGGCGCGGCAGGCGTGGCCGAGCTGTTGCGTGAGAAACTCACCGCGCGCTTCCCCGGCCTCGCCGTCGTCGGCACTTTCACGCCGCCTTTCCGACCGCTCACGCCGGAGGAATTCGCGGCATTCCAGGCCGACATCGCCGCGCGCCAGCCCGACATCATCTGGGTCAGCCTCGGCGCGCCGAAGCAGGAAAAATTCGCCGACGCCGCATGGTCGCGACTCGACGTCGGCGCGCTCGTCACCGTCGGCGCCGCATTCGATTTCCACACCGGCCGCGTGCGGCAGGCGCCGCGCTGGATGATGCGCGCCGGACTCGAATGGTTCTTCCGCCTGTGCATGGAGCCGAGGCGGCTCGCACGCCGCTACCTCGTGCACAACCCCATGTTCCTGTTGAGAACCTTCGCCCAGCTCACCGGCCTCCGCCGCTTTCCGCTGGACGAACGACCGCGCTAG
- a CDS encoding 3'-5' exonuclease: MHWADTPIHFIDFEGNRTSGILEFGVVTLRGGSIAETRTRACAATGRVALEDTAVHGLRAESVQGELPFAHEWEFFATLRETGPLAAHFANAENSLLKSVWAYPRTAPDFVHAGRDAHEWGPWIDTGRLYPQIFPQLPEAKLANLIVSAGLQTQLDELAAAHCPPHRRRYHAALYDALAGALLLLDLLRRPEFSGATIPWLLQTSTLDPERRGAMQQGDLF; encoded by the coding sequence ATGCATTGGGCCGACACGCCGATTCACTTCATCGACTTCGAGGGCAACCGCACGTCGGGCATCCTCGAGTTCGGCGTGGTCACGTTGCGGGGCGGATCGATTGCCGAGACGCGCACGCGCGCGTGCGCGGCGACTGGGCGCGTCGCGCTCGAAGACACCGCGGTTCACGGCCTGCGCGCCGAGAGCGTGCAAGGCGAGCTGCCGTTCGCGCACGAGTGGGAGTTTTTCGCGACGTTGCGCGAGACGGGGCCGCTCGCCGCGCATTTCGCGAACGCGGAGAATTCGCTCCTGAAGTCCGTCTGGGCGTATCCGCGCACGGCGCCGGATTTCGTGCATGCGGGTCGCGACGCGCACGAGTGGGGGCCGTGGATCGATACGGGACGGCTGTATCCGCAGATTTTCCCGCAGTTGCCGGAGGCGAAACTGGCAAACCTGATCGTCTCCGCGGGCTTGCAAACCCAACTTGACGAGCTGGCCGCGGCGCACTGTCCGCCGCACCGACGCCGCTATCACGCCGCGCTCTACGATGCACTGGCGGGGGCGTTGCTGCTGCTGGACCTGCTGCGCCGGCCGGAGTTTTCCGGGGCGACCATCCCGTGGCTGCTCCAAACGAGCACGCTCGACCCCGAGCGCCGCGGCGCGATGCAGCAGGGCGATTTGTTCTAG
- the hisN gene encoding histidinol-phosphatase, which yields MHLAAERAFLLELATASGDFIRPLFGRHDVAVELKGDLTPVTAADRGAEELLRRMINTRFPAHGILGEEFGPERIDAEFVWVLDPVDGTKSFVTGVPLFGTLIALLHHGQPVLGCIHQPILRQLVVGDGTTTTLNGTPVRCRATRALADATLLTCDWTTPAVHQNGPAFDRLSRSVKLARTWGDAYGYLLLATGWADLVVDPIMNPWDIAALVPVIRGAGGVITDWQGGAAYPATSTIAAATPELHAAMLAALKP from the coding sequence ATGCACCTCGCCGCCGAACGCGCTTTCCTCCTCGAACTCGCCACCGCCAGCGGCGACTTCATCCGCCCGCTTTTCGGCCGCCACGACGTGGCGGTCGAGTTGAAAGGGGACCTCACGCCGGTCACCGCGGCCGACCGCGGCGCGGAGGAATTGCTCCGCCGGATGATCAACACGCGTTTCCCCGCGCACGGCATCCTCGGCGAGGAGTTCGGCCCGGAGCGCATCGATGCCGAGTTCGTCTGGGTGCTCGATCCCGTCGACGGCACGAAATCCTTCGTCACCGGTGTGCCGCTCTTCGGCACGCTCATCGCCCTGCTGCACCACGGCCAGCCCGTGCTCGGTTGCATCCATCAACCGATCCTTCGCCAACTCGTGGTCGGCGACGGCACCACCACCACGCTCAACGGCACGCCGGTGCGTTGCCGCGCCACTCGCGCGCTCGCCGACGCCACCCTGCTCACCTGCGACTGGACGACGCCAGCGGTTCACCAAAACGGTCCCGCCTTCGACCGCCTCTCGCGCTCTGTGAAGCTCGCCCGCACGTGGGGCGACGCCTACGGCTACCTCTTGCTCGCGACCGGCTGGGCCGACCTCGTGGTCGATCCGATCATGAACCCGTGGGATATCGCCGCGCTCGTCCCGGTCATTCGCGGTGCCGGCGGCGTCATCACCGATTGGCAAGGCGGCGCGGCCTATCCCGCGACCTCCACGATCGCCGCCGCGACGCCTGAGTTGCACGCCGCCATGCTGGCTGCATTGAAGCCGTGA
- a CDS encoding LamG domain-containing protein gives MKFVLRLALVGSCLAATLSAQTILAQWRFGEADAGAANGGAVGVSTTASVGSNLSLASGAATYTNSTPGSGSSLAVDMNASAQFSTAAYSALTNGSSFIMEMWFKPTSVTGDQYLLYNGDTSNNGLGLYLHNSSVQLLQGGHIDEAANATVTAGQWNYAAIVWDAGTARVYVNDTSAPTFNAGRAINDPTGTFVLGINYAGAIDEARISTFTSGTFSTSMLNYSSVSAVPEPSTYAALAGLAALGVVAWRRRQARA, from the coding sequence ATGAAATTTGTCCTCCGTCTCGCTCTCGTTGGCTCCTGTCTCGCCGCGACACTCTCCGCCCAGACCATCCTTGCGCAATGGCGCTTCGGCGAAGCCGACGCCGGCGCGGCCAACGGCGGTGCTGTCGGTGTTTCGACCACCGCGAGCGTTGGGAGCAATCTCTCGCTCGCCTCCGGCGCGGCGACCTACACGAATTCGACGCCCGGTAGCGGCTCGTCGTTGGCCGTCGACATGAACGCCTCCGCGCAGTTCAGCACGGCGGCCTACTCGGCGCTGACGAACGGCTCGTCGTTCATCATGGAAATGTGGTTCAAACCGACGAGCGTCACGGGCGACCAGTATTTGCTCTACAACGGCGACACGAGCAACAACGGCCTCGGCCTCTATCTGCACAACTCCAGCGTGCAGCTGCTCCAAGGCGGACACATCGACGAAGCGGCGAACGCCACGGTCACCGCCGGGCAATGGAACTACGCGGCGATCGTCTGGGACGCCGGCACCGCGCGCGTCTACGTGAACGACACGAGCGCCCCCACGTTCAACGCGGGACGCGCGATCAACGATCCGACGGGCACGTTTGTGCTGGGCATCAACTACGCGGGTGCGATCGACGAGGCGCGCATCTCCACGTTCACCTCGGGCACGTTCAGCACCTCGATGCTGAACTACTCTTCGGTTAGCGCCGTGCCCGAGCCGTCGACCTATGCGGCGCTCGCGGGTCTCGCGGCGCTCGGCGTGGTCGCGTGGCGCCGCCGGCAGGCCCGCGCCTGA
- a CDS encoding response regulator transcription factor — protein MLVLDCGTVREAREFLRARPPRVAFVEMSLGDEDSPALLAEVAEEFPATSVIAVGAGATEAIRALRFGAIGFLEGASATPAEWLAAAREAHLGGAPLSRSVGRFVVRALARERGMIVARPVLTSRERDVLSQLATGATYRGIGGQLGISEDTVRAHIRGIYRKLRVRTRDEAIARRIELDATTPEVPREMAC, from the coding sequence ATGTTGGTCCTGGATTGCGGCACGGTGCGGGAAGCGCGCGAGTTCCTGCGCGCGCGCCCGCCTCGCGTGGCGTTCGTGGAGATGTCGCTGGGAGATGAGGACAGCCCGGCGCTGCTGGCGGAAGTGGCGGAGGAATTTCCGGCGACGTCGGTGATCGCGGTGGGAGCCGGCGCGACGGAAGCGATCCGGGCTTTGCGGTTCGGTGCGATCGGCTTTCTCGAGGGCGCGAGCGCGACGCCCGCGGAGTGGCTCGCGGCGGCGCGGGAGGCACACCTCGGCGGCGCGCCGTTGTCGCGCAGCGTGGGGCGCTTCGTGGTGCGGGCGCTCGCGCGCGAACGCGGCATGATCGTGGCGCGGCCGGTGCTCACGTCCCGCGAACGCGACGTGCTCTCGCAGCTCGCGACCGGCGCGACTTATCGCGGCATTGGCGGGCAGCTCGGAATTTCCGAGGACACGGTGCGGGCTCACATTCGCGGGATTTACCGCAAGCTGCGCGTGCGCACGCGCGACGAGGCGATCGCGCGCCGGATCGAGTTGGACGCCACCACGCCCGAGGTCCCGCGCGAAATGGCATGCTAG